In Maridesulfovibrio sp., the following proteins share a genomic window:
- a CDS encoding inactive transglutaminase family protein, whose translation MNSIQLKILVALLLTAGLGLFSYKAFVLGFPLTPEEHTKIWNVEAHVSYEAKGAPVKVTLQTLNRLPQYTVTDEYYIADDYGLLHVLQSADGTPQKSRTPDNVAATWSKRSAKGKQDLFYSARLRPNNNKREETWVHPAEIPKLIDPKFTEAEQLAANSLINLVGSESADIETFVPQLMNRLMEPSTGTDAAYLLRDNKNVLGAVNMAVRLLHFSGIPAQSVHGITLSTSNSAEIKHWLELYHNEKWHMFDVTTGTFGTPVDFVAWWRGNAPLATVSGGSNLNVTLSVVPATVRAMGNVVDRLKVTAPAILEFSLFNLPVQAQATYRIILLIPIGVLLLVFLRNVIGITTFGTFMPVLIALSFRETQLLWGLCLFSIVIILGLAVRLYLEHLKLLLVPRLACVLIVVVLLMAGISIISFKLGFPRGVSVSLFPMVILSMTIERISVMWDELGAGKAIQQIIGSMAVAVLAYIAMSNLLIEHLIFVFPELFLVLLGLTLMIGRYTGFRLLDLMRFRAFLKES comes from the coding sequence ATGAATTCTATACAGCTTAAAATACTTGTCGCACTGCTGCTTACCGCAGGGCTGGGATTATTCAGCTACAAAGCTTTTGTGCTGGGTTTCCCCCTCACACCTGAGGAACATACCAAAATCTGGAACGTGGAAGCACACGTCTCCTATGAAGCAAAGGGCGCACCGGTTAAGGTAACCCTTCAAACCCTGAACAGACTGCCACAATACACGGTTACTGACGAATATTACATTGCGGATGATTACGGTCTTCTGCATGTTTTGCAATCTGCTGACGGCACACCGCAAAAGAGCAGGACTCCAGATAATGTCGCCGCAACTTGGTCCAAGCGATCCGCCAAAGGAAAGCAGGACCTTTTCTATTCCGCCCGGTTGCGCCCCAACAACAACAAGAGAGAGGAAACCTGGGTCCACCCCGCAGAAATTCCCAAATTGATAGACCCCAAATTCACTGAGGCTGAACAGCTGGCAGCAAACTCGCTTATTAACCTAGTGGGCAGTGAATCCGCTGACATTGAAACTTTCGTCCCACAGCTTATGAACCGGCTCATGGAACCTTCTACAGGTACGGATGCCGCATATCTGCTCCGCGATAATAAAAATGTTCTGGGCGCGGTCAACATGGCCGTCCGACTGCTGCACTTTTCCGGTATTCCGGCCCAGTCCGTACATGGAATAACCCTGTCCACTTCAAACAGTGCAGAAATCAAACACTGGCTGGAGTTATATCACAACGAAAAATGGCACATGTTTGATGTAACCACAGGTACTTTCGGGACTCCGGTCGACTTTGTTGCATGGTGGCGCGGAAACGCGCCTCTGGCCACTGTCAGTGGCGGGAGCAACCTGAATGTGACTCTATCAGTCGTTCCGGCTACAGTCCGGGCCATGGGTAATGTTGTTGACCGACTGAAAGTAACAGCCCCGGCCATTCTGGAATTTTCCCTGTTTAATCTTCCGGTACAGGCACAGGCCACCTACCGGATAATCCTGCTTATTCCCATCGGCGTATTGCTGCTTGTTTTTTTGCGCAACGTAATCGGCATCACCACTTTCGGTACATTTATGCCCGTGCTGATAGCCCTTTCTTTCCGCGAAACACAATTACTCTGGGGTCTTTGCCTGTTTTCAATTGTAATAATCCTCGGACTGGCTGTGCGACTTTACCTTGAGCATCTGAAATTATTGCTGGTTCCAAGGCTGGCATGTGTGCTTATTGTAGTGGTTTTACTCATGGCCGGCATCAGTATCATCAGCTTCAAACTGGGATTCCCACGCGGTGTCTCAGTAAGTCTGTTCCCCATGGTCATATTAAGTATGACCATTGAACGGATATCGGTAATGTGGGATGAGCTTGGCGCCGGAAAAGCCATTCAACAGATTATCGGCTCCATGGCCGTAGCAGTACTTGCCTACATAGCCATGAGTAACCTGCTTATCGAACACCTCATTTTTGTATTCCCGGAACTGTTCCTCGTATTACTTGGCCTGACCTTGATGATCGGGCGATACACCGGATTCCGTCTGCTTGATTTGATGCGTTTCCGCGCATTCCTCAAGGAGAGTTAG